The following proteins come from a genomic window of Lytechinus pictus isolate F3 Inbred chromosome 1, Lp3.0, whole genome shotgun sequence:
- the LOC135155618 gene encoding angiopoietin-related protein 7-like, giving the protein MKKTSVIMSVVCSSQSLPIFLFLIAVSFVHGVAELKELCDPDPVLCKNITLSGGRSIQLIPRLASPSNDPEPVLVKLPSWRHFVCVLPKRNENPTDTSPPLETLDGGSSTTSPEISSSGSTEASSEQAMSGSVTTPSEPTTNDTPMDASPPQETPGGGSSTTSPELSSSGSTEASSEQAMTPMTGSSTTPSEPTTNDTPMDASPPQETPGGGSSTTSPELSSSGSTEASSEQAMTPMTGSSTTPSEHTTDDAATTLSHPTTIPSTEALPETTTKGTSGVNSCKTLYSMGHQTSGVYAISPSGVGLTDVYCGMTTDSGGWTIFQKRYDGSVDFYRNYTEYVRGFGDVEGEYWLGLDQLYLLAKDGVELRIDMVDYDNNPFYAHYGSFSIGSTNTNYQIGFSSYTGTAGEMLDVANGHAFSAYGNDHDDCASTYRGGWWYDDYCYTTANLNGEHGLQYGLTGIFWDFLSKYMRATEMKLR; this is encoded by the exons ATGAAAAAAACATCAGTAATCATG TCTGTCGTATGCTCATCACAGAGTTTGCCTATTTTCCTGTTCCTCATTGCAGTGAGTTTCGTTCATGGTG TTGCTGAATTAAAAGAGCTTTGCGACCCAGACCCTGTATTATGTAAGAACATCACTCTATCTGGAGGGAGATCGATTCAACTCATTCCAAGATTAGCATCACCATCAAACGATCCTGAACCAGTTCTGGTAAAACTCCCATCTTGGCGCCATTTTGTCTGTGTTTTACcgaaaagaaatg AGAATCCTACGGATACATCACCACCACTAGAAACTCTCGATGGAGGAAGTTCGACAACCTCGCCAGAAATTTCATCCAGTGGATCAACTGAAGCTTCGTCAGAACAAGCAATGTCAGGCTCAGTAACTACTCCATCAGAACCTACGACCAATG ATACTCCCATGGATGCATCACCGCCCCAAGAAACTCCTGGTGGAGGAAGTTCGACAACTTCACCAGAACTTTCTTCCAGTGGATCAACTGAAGCTTCGTCAGAACAAGCAATGACCCCAATGACAGGCTCTTCAACTACTCCATCAGAACCTACGACCAATG ATACTCCCATGGATGCATCACCACCCCAAGAAACTCCTGGTGGAGGAAGTTCGACAACTTCACCAGAACTTTCTTCCAGTGGATCAACTGAAGCTTCGTCAGAACAAGCAATGACCCCAATGACAGGCTCTTCAACTACTCCATCAGAACATACGACAGACGATGCAGCGACAACTTTGTCACACCCTACAACAATTCCTTCTACGGAGGCTTTACCTGAAACCACAACAAAAGGAACCTCAGGTGTGAATTCGTGTAAGACGCTCTATTCAATGGGGCATCAAACAAGTGGTGTCTATGCCATCTCTCCTAGCGGTGTGGGTCTGACCGATGTCTACTGCGGTATGACCACCGATAGCGGAGGGTGGACAATCTTCCAG AAACGTTATGACGGATCTGTGGATTTTTACCGCAATTATACCGAGTATGTTCGTGGATTTGGTGACGTCGAGGGCGAATACTGGTTGGGATTAGACCAACTCTACTTACTTGCTAAAGATGGAGTCGAACTCAGAATCGATATGGTTGATTACGATAACAATCCATTCTACGCTCATTATGGCAGTTTTAGCATTGGAAGTACCAACACCAA CTACCAAATCGGGTTTTCATCATATACCGGTACTGCAGGAGAAATGCTAGATGTAGCCAACGGACATGCCTTCTCAGCCTATGGCAATGACCATGATGATTGTGCTTCTACGTACAGAGGGGGGTGGTGGTATGACGACTACTGTTATACCACAGCCAACTTGAATGGGGAACACGGACTCCAATATGGTTTGACAGGGATTTTTTGGGAtttcctttcaaaatacatgagaGCTACAGAAATGAAGTTAAGATGA